From Proteus vulgaris:
GCGGATTTGCAACAACACTGTCATTAACGGCGGATCCGACGTCCAGTGTTATTTCAGTTCAAGAAATGCACAGAAAGATAAATAAAGCTTAAGTTTATTTGTTGCCGTAATAATGATCCTGAATATGAGGAAACTTGTATTCGGGATTTTTTATTTTTCTATCACTATTTAAAAAAAGAAAAGTTTGCAGAAAAAGAAAGCCCCAAATAAATTTATTTGGGGCGATTGCAAAACAAAGAGGTGGGTGCGGATCTTTTTTTTCAAGTAAGGAGTCAATAAAATTGACTAAAATAACCTTATTTGGAATTAATGTTATTTGTGCGACCGTTCTTTCATTCACTATGATTGTTGGTGAATAATTAGGTTCTCTTAACATTGGTGATAGGGACACAGTAGTTCAAGCTATTTTGATGTTCAATAAATAGTTTGGTGGGGGGCGGTTTTCTCCCCTCAATTTTTCTTCAAGTTGTTAGATTTGTGGTACAAGCACCCTGTCTTTAAAATAGATTATTCGGCATAAATGATAATGATTGCTATTTCGTCAAATGTTTGACAACATAGGTGATTATTTACTCTGCTGATATCTTTCTATTATGTCTCAACACTCTTCATTCTATTCATACATTGGTTATCAACCTAAGCATCAGCAGGTTGAAGAATATCGCTTTCAAGACCAAATTCTATTGCGCCAAGGTGTATTGGAAACCACGGAAGATCTGCAGATTGAAGAGACTTATCAAGCCGGCTTTAATTTAGTGGCTGTTCATAGTGGAAGTGTGATTAGTGAAAGTGTCAATGGGCAGAAAATAGAGATAGCGACACCGAGTATTTTTATTGCTAATAGTGTTGAACGCTATTCTTTATTGAATCAGTTTAAATCGGGCGATCCCCTAAGATATACATTATTGCAATTATCATCTCAGTGGCTTGAGCAACAACATATTTTATTGCCCCCCATACTGCAACAAAACCAATCACTCATGTTGCATCATCTGACTATGGATAACACTTTTTTAGCGTTAACCATGCAGTTATTTCAAAATCCAGTTCACGACTCTTTAAAACCACTTTATTATTCTGGCAAAGCGTGTGAGTTTGCTTCATTAAGTTTGCAATATTTATGTCATGCGCAAGAGCCTGCGAATCGACCACTAAGTCAGCGTGAAAAAAACAGCTTAAAACAGGCGAAAGAGATTTTAATTGCTGAAATGGAAACACCACCGAAACTTGAAATATTAGCGGCACGCGTGGGATTAAATACACGAAAACTCACTCAAGGTTTTCGTCAATTATTTGGTAATTCTGTTTATGGTTGGCTACAAGAGTATCGCTTACAAACCGCATATAACATGTTGCTAAATGAAGGAGAATCCATCTCAAGTGTTGCCTATTATGTTGGGTATACACCGGCTCATTTTTCTGTCGCATTTCGCAAACGTTTTGGTATATTGCCGGGAGATGTACGCAAAGGGCATTTCACGCCTTAATTGATTTTATTAGGTTTATCGGTATATTTATTATCTTCTTCGCTTGATTTACCATCTATTAAACACTTAATTAATTCTATCTTTCCCACCTTGCTTAATAAATAAGCAAAATGCTTCTAAATCGAAAGTAATAGTCACGCAATCTAAAGTCTTGTTGCTAGAGGGTAAATACCCTTTTCGCTATAGTGCCACAAGATGTTGTGGAGATTATTATGCATAATGAATTATGGGCGTTGTTGCGTCCTTATCGCACTTTATTAATAAGTGCGCTGTTACTACAAACTGTTGCTGGTTTTAGCTCTTTAGTACCTTGGCTGGCACTCTATCAACTTATTATTTCTTTCCCTTCAGCTAATACGTTTTGGTTAACCATTGCGGTTATTGGTGGCGTTGTATGGCTTATTTCACAGACAATTGCCTTTCATTTAACGCATTTAATGGATGCTAAATTAACTTATCAATTACGGTTAGCATTATCAGAAAAAATGCAAAAATTACCGTTGAATTGGTTTATTAGCCAAGGGAAAAATGGTGTTAACCAATATGTTCAGCGCGATATTAAAGCTCTACATCAATTAATTGCTCATGCACCCGCTGATATCGTGCAATTAATGGTTGTTCCTATTATTGCCATTATCGTGTTATCAACCGTAAATCTTTTTTTATTGGTTTTCTCTCTCATTCCTTTAATCATTGCTTACTTTTGTTTTAAACAAACTCAATCTTCACGTTATCAAACTTATTGTGAACAACGTGATAAGGCAATGAAAACGCTCTTTGAAGATTATCAACTTCTTGCTGAAAACCCACTTGTAGCACGTCAATTTCCGCATAAAGGTATTGTTGATAGAACAGAGAAAGCATTATTTAATTTTGTTTATCATTTTCAAAATTGGGTTAAAAGAGTCGGATTATTAGGATCACTTACCCAGTTATTATTGAGTGCAACATTATTAACGGGATGGCTATTACTGGGTGCTACTATTTTTGAACAAGCGTTACCATTGGCCGATTTACTCCTGTTTATTTTATTATTAAGACGTATTGCAGAGCCTGTCATGGCTATGGGGCATGGTGGTGACGCCTTACGTGGAGCGAAAAAATCAGCGCAGCGGATCCAACAATTATTAAATCAACCTGAAATGCAATATGGTGATTTATCGACAAACACGATATCTCATGCTGTTGCGTTAACGGCAGATTCTGTTTGCCTTTCGTATGGTGATAAAGAGATCCTTGATAATATTAATTTTGAAATTAAAAAAGGAGAGTTTATTGCCATTGTAGGGCCTTCCGGCGCAGGTAAAAGCTCTTTATTACAACTTATTGCTCGATTTATGGATGCAACATCAGGTGAGATCATGATTGAGAATAAGCGCTTACAAGCATATTCACGTCATGCATTAAACCAAATTACCACAGTGGTGATGCAAAACAGCCAACCACTACCTTACTCCATTAAAGATAACTTGTTGTTATTTAATCCACATTGTAGCGAAGAGCAATTGCAATCGGCAATTAATGAAACGCATTTTGCTCAAGTCATTGAACTTCTACCTCAAGGTTTATCAACGATCATCAATGATGAAACACCACTTTCTGGTGGTGAAGCTCAACGTTTGGCGATAGCCCGTGCATTCATTGCCAATAGTCCTTTGTTATTGGCTGATGAACCTTCTTCAGCGCTTGATCCTGATAATACGCAACATATTTTTAATGCGCTAAAAAATAAAACCATGACACGGATAGTCGTCACACATTCACTGGTTTTGGCACAACAAGCTAACAGAGTGATATTTATGGTTGATGGAAGGTTAGTCGCAATGGGAAATCATGATGATTTACTACTCAATTGTGAGCGCTATAGTGATTTTGTTCAGAAACAAGGAGAGCAAAATGAAGACTAATCCCTTTGTTTCATTACTCTTATCTTTAAAATTTCCCCTTAGTTTTATGGTTTTTAGTGCCATTTTAGAAGGGTTATGTGGTTTATTATTATTGCCTATTATTATCTATTGGGATCAGGATGCTAGCCTATATTTATGGATATTGGCAGGATTAACATTCGTTACTCTGGTTTTTCAGTATATTGCAACATTAAAAGGTTTTCTGGCAGGTACAACGGTGATGAGGATCTTAGTTCAAGCGTTGATCCGCCATTTACCGCGTAGTTTAACACCACCGCCTCAAGCACAAACGTTATGCTCAGGTGCTGCAATGAGTGCAATGAGCATTCCTGCTCATTTACTGGCTCCTGTTATCAGTGTTGTAGTGACACCATTAACTGTAATTATTGGCCTTTTATTTTATAACGCCACTTTTGCTTTTATTTTTATCGTGGCTGCATTATTACTTGTTGTAGTGATGCGGATCAGTGCCAAAGGGCTGTATAGACAAGAAGTGGCACTGCAAACAGCAGAGGCTGTGGCGGCTAAAACATTGGCTGATTTTGCACAACATCAGGCATTATTGCGAAAAAGTGGACAAAATACGCTGTTCTCGCAGCAGTTACAGCAAGATTTATTGGCACAACATCACCAACAAGTGCAGTTATTACAAAGAAGTTTACCCTATCATCTGATTTTCTCTTTCTGTATTCAGGTTATTTTTATTGCCGTTTTAGTTATTGGTGCAATGAATGTTGATGCTAATACTCTTACTTTAACGCAGTGGTTGGCGGTCGTAGTATTAATTGCTCGTTTTATTGAACCGTTATTTCAGCTTTCTCATATTGATCAGGCATTAAGACAGAGTAAACAATCACTTACTTTAATAAAAAATGCGTTGGATGCTCCCACATTACAAAGTCCAAAACAAAGTGATATTCCTAAAAGCAATGACATTCGTTGTGAAAAACTGGATGTGAATAATAGTTTAGGTACGCCGATCCTTTCTAACATAACAGCGCTATGTCCCGATAAAAAAATGACGGCAATTGTCGGCAGTTCTGGTGCAGGTAAAACAACATTACTACGTGTTTTAGCGCGTCTTATTGATGCAGATAAAGGACAAGTTTTTTATGGAGATAAAAAAGTTAATGATTTATCTGAGAGTGTATTAGCGCGAACAAGACAAATCGTATTTCAGCATAACCAATTAATTAGAGGCTCATTGCGTTGGTCATTATTACAAGATGAGAACTCAACTGTCAGCGATAATGATATTTTACATCTACTTAATGGATTGAATTTATCGGTGACTCAAACTGATTTAGATGAAGATGTGGGCGATCAGGGAGATCGTTATTCTGGTGGACAAAAACAGCGACTATGTTTAGCGCGTTCATTATTAGCCGATCCTAAGATCTTATTTTTAGATGAACCTACGGCAAGCCTTGATACAGTCAGTCGTGAAAAAGTGGCTCTTTATCTTGAAAACCTAACATCCACTCGAGTCGTGATCACCCATGATCCGGATATTGCTAAACGAGCGGATCATGTCATTGTGCTTGATGATGGAAAAGTCATTGAAGAAGGTTCTCCTGATGCATTGTTGTTATCTTCAACATGGTTCTCACGTTTTTGTGGATCATATTGAGTTTTTCGATCTTCATTAGTTGTTGAGTAATATCGATTGGCAATCGAAAGAGATAATTTGGCAATCGAAAATACCCTAATCCCAAAATTGATAGAGTGATAACCATTATCATTTGAATATTTTGGGATAGGTATGGTTTACATTTCTTCTTTAGCTGACTTAGATAAAACACAGAAATTATCACCAGTATTAAATCAACGTACACAAAATAAATTGGCATTAACACAATGCGCTATTTTGTGTTCTACCGCTTTATTTTCACTTTCTGCTATCGCAAATACAGCAACAGAAAATAATAAAGCAGTCGATGTTTTGGTGGTAACGGAAAGCACGGCACAACATCGCGATAGCCTTGCTCCCGGCGTTAGTACATTAAGTAAAATGGCGCTTAAGCCCAGAGAGATCCCACAAACTGTCTCTGTGATAGACAGAGAGCAAATAGAAACTCAAAACCTAAATACCCTTGATGAAGTAATGACTCGTGCTAATGGGGTTACTAGCGCACCTTTTGTTTTATTAACAACGGCTTATTACGCTCGTGGCTTTCAAATTAACTCTTTTGAGCTTGATGGTGTTCCTGCTTTAATGGGAAATATGGCAAGTTCGCCACAAGATATGGCTGTTTATGAACGTGTTGAGATCTTAAAAGGCTCTAACGGATTAATGCATGGAATGGGAAATCCTGCGGCAACCATCAATATGGTACGTAAACACGCACCTTTAGACGATCAACTAAAAGCAACATTTACGGCTGGAAGTTGGAACCGTTATCGCGGTGAAGTCGATGTGGGCGGGCGTTTAAATCAAGAAGGCAGTGTGCGCGGTCGAGTCGTAATGGCGTGGGAAGATAAAGATTTTTTCTATGATATCTCAGATCAAAAGACTCGCTTGATTTATGCCACAGTGGATGCGGACTTAACGGCTAACACACTATTACGTACAGGTATTCAATATCAAACAATAGACTCCATCACCAATATGGCAGGTGTGCCAATGGGAAAAGATGGTAGCGATTTGCACCTTTCTCGTAAAACCTATTTAGATGCTGACTGGGATAAATTCAAATGGGATACCACTCGTTTATTTACCGGAATTGAACATCAAATTAATGATGATTGGCTGTTTAAAATCAACGGCGATTATCAATATGCTAAAGCACGTTTATTGTATGCAGGGGCATGGGGAAATATTGATCCTGAAACTGGTGATGGAGCCATGCTAATGGGAGGGGCATACAAGTTCCATAACTATCAAACCAGTCTTGATACCAATGTCACAGGAAAAATTAATGGTTGGGGCTTACAACATGACGTGATAGTGGGAATGAGTTACTCAAAGGCCAGTGAAGAACAGCACACTGGTCAATTTAAAGATCCTCTCAATGTACCTGTGAATATTTATCGCTGGGATCCTCACAGTGTACCGAAACCACAAATAACGGGCTATTCCTCTCAAGGTGCGACAAAAACGGAACAAACTGGCATCTATGGAATGGGGCGGATCAAACTTATTGAGCCAGTAACATTGATTGCAGGGGCGAGAGCGAGCTGGTGGGAAGTGACAAAACCCCAAGCTAAGTTTACTGAAAATGGAAAAATCACCCCTTATGGTGGTTTGATTTGGGACTTTGCACCTCAATGGTCATGGTACAGCAGTTATTCTACGGTTTATCAACCACAAACAGGGAAAACTTGGAGTGGTGAAATGTTGAAACCAGTGGAAGGACAAACCGTTGAAACCGGGATCAAAGGCGCTTTGATGAATGGTGGACTTAACGTCTCCGCCGCTGTTTTCCGTATTGATATGAAAAATAATCCACAAGAAGATCCGGCCCATCCTGGAGGGGGATTTAATACCTATCTTATTAGTGGCGGCAAAGTTGTTAGTCAAGGTTTTGATATTGAAGGAATGGGGTACTTATCGCCATTTTGGGATCTCTCTGTCGGTTATACCTATACCGATACGGAATATAAAGAAGACACACTGAATAAAGGTAATAGCTTTAACTCATTAGTTCCTCGCCACATGGTAAGAGTGTGGACAAATTATCAGTTACCTTGGGATGCGCGTAAGTGGAGTGTGGGCGGTGGTATTCAAGCGCAAAGTGAATATAGCAAAACAAACGGTGAAGTTACGTTACGTCAAGGTGGCTATGCGGTATTTAATTCGCGTTTAGGTTACCAAATTAATGAACATTGGTCTGCGGCATTAAATATTAATAACGTCTTTGATAAACGTTATTACTCAAGCCTTTTCTCACCTCAATGGAATAACCGTTATGGCGAACCTCGTAACGTTATGTTG
This genomic window contains:
- a CDS encoding AraC family transcriptional regulator, which produces MSQHSSFYSYIGYQPKHQQVEEYRFQDQILLRQGVLETTEDLQIEETYQAGFNLVAVHSGSVISESVNGQKIEIATPSIFIANSVERYSLLNQFKSGDPLRYTLLQLSSQWLEQQHILLPPILQQNQSLMLHHLTMDNTFLALTMQLFQNPVHDSLKPLYYSGKACEFASLSLQYLCHAQEPANRPLSQREKNSLKQAKEILIAEMETPPKLEILAARVGLNTRKLTQGFRQLFGNSVYGWLQEYRLQTAYNMLLNEGESISSVAYYVGYTPAHFSVAFRKRFGILPGDVRKGHFTP
- a CDS encoding ABC transporter ATP-binding protein; this translates as MHNELWALLRPYRTLLISALLLQTVAGFSSLVPWLALYQLIISFPSANTFWLTIAVIGGVVWLISQTIAFHLTHLMDAKLTYQLRLALSEKMQKLPLNWFISQGKNGVNQYVQRDIKALHQLIAHAPADIVQLMVVPIIAIIVLSTVNLFLLVFSLIPLIIAYFCFKQTQSSRYQTYCEQRDKAMKTLFEDYQLLAENPLVARQFPHKGIVDRTEKALFNFVYHFQNWVKRVGLLGSLTQLLLSATLLTGWLLLGATIFEQALPLADLLLFILLLRRIAEPVMAMGHGGDALRGAKKSAQRIQQLLNQPEMQYGDLSTNTISHAVALTADSVCLSYGDKEILDNINFEIKKGEFIAIVGPSGAGKSSLLQLIARFMDATSGEIMIENKRLQAYSRHALNQITTVVMQNSQPLPYSIKDNLLLFNPHCSEEQLQSAINETHFAQVIELLPQGLSTIINDETPLSGGEAQRLAIARAFIANSPLLLADEPSSALDPDNTQHIFNALKNKTMTRIVVTHSLVLAQQANRVIFMVDGRLVAMGNHDDLLLNCERYSDFVQKQGEQNED
- a CDS encoding ATP-binding cassette domain-containing protein, whose amino-acid sequence is MKTNPFVSLLLSLKFPLSFMVFSAILEGLCGLLLLPIIIYWDQDASLYLWILAGLTFVTLVFQYIATLKGFLAGTTVMRILVQALIRHLPRSLTPPPQAQTLCSGAAMSAMSIPAHLLAPVISVVVTPLTVIIGLLFYNATFAFIFIVAALLLVVVMRISAKGLYRQEVALQTAEAVAAKTLADFAQHQALLRKSGQNTLFSQQLQQDLLAQHHQQVQLLQRSLPYHLIFSFCIQVIFIAVLVIGAMNVDANTLTLTQWLAVVVLIARFIEPLFQLSHIDQALRQSKQSLTLIKNALDAPTLQSPKQSDIPKSNDIRCEKLDVNNSLGTPILSNITALCPDKKMTAIVGSSGAGKTTLLRVLARLIDADKGQVFYGDKKVNDLSESVLARTRQIVFQHNQLIRGSLRWSLLQDENSTVSDNDILHLLNGLNLSVTQTDLDEDVGDQGDRYSGGQKQRLCLARSLLADPKILFLDEPTASLDTVSREKVALYLENLTSTRVVITHDPDIAKRADHVIVLDDGKVIEEGSPDALLLSSTWFSRFCGSY
- a CDS encoding TonB-dependent siderophore receptor, with translation MVYISSLADLDKTQKLSPVLNQRTQNKLALTQCAILCSTALFSLSAIANTATENNKAVDVLVVTESTAQHRDSLAPGVSTLSKMALKPREIPQTVSVIDREQIETQNLNTLDEVMTRANGVTSAPFVLLTTAYYARGFQINSFELDGVPALMGNMASSPQDMAVYERVEILKGSNGLMHGMGNPAATINMVRKHAPLDDQLKATFTAGSWNRYRGEVDVGGRLNQEGSVRGRVVMAWEDKDFFYDISDQKTRLIYATVDADLTANTLLRTGIQYQTIDSITNMAGVPMGKDGSDLHLSRKTYLDADWDKFKWDTTRLFTGIEHQINDDWLFKINGDYQYAKARLLYAGAWGNIDPETGDGAMLMGGAYKFHNYQTSLDTNVTGKINGWGLQHDVIVGMSYSKASEEQHTGQFKDPLNVPVNIYRWDPHSVPKPQITGYSSQGATKTEQTGIYGMGRIKLIEPVTLIAGARASWWEVTKPQAKFTENGKITPYGGLIWDFAPQWSWYSSYSTVYQPQTGKTWSGEMLKPVEGQTVETGIKGALMNGGLNVSAAVFRIDMKNNPQEDPAHPGGGFNTYLISGGKVVSQGFDIEGMGYLSPFWDLSVGYTYTDTEYKEDTLNKGNSFNSLVPRHMVRVWTNYQLPWDARKWSVGGGIQAQSEYSKTNGEVTLRQGGYAVFNSRLGYQINEHWSAALNINNVFDKRYYSSLFSPQWNNRYGEPRNVMLNIKADF